From Symphalangus syndactylus isolate Jambi chromosome X, NHGRI_mSymSyn1-v2.1_pri, whole genome shotgun sequence, the proteins below share one genomic window:
- the MED12 gene encoding mediator of RNA polymerase II transcription subunit 12 isoform X6, translated as MAAFGILSYEHRPLKRPRLGPPDVYPQDPKQKEDELTALNVKQGFNNQPAVSGDEHGSAKNVSFNPAKISSNFSSIIAEKLRCNTLPDTGRRKPQVNQKDNFWLVTARSQSAINTWFTDLAGTKPLTQLAKKVPIFSKKEEVFGYLAKYTVPVMRAAWLIKMTCAYYAAISETKVKKRHVDPFMEWTQIITKYLWEQLQKMAEYYRPGPAGSGGCGSTIGPLPHDVEVAIRQWDYTEKLAMFMFQDGMLDRHEFLTWVLECFEKIRPGEDELLKLLLPLLLRYSGEFVQSAYLSRRLAYFCTRRLALQLDGVSSHSSHVISAQSTSTLPTTPAPQPPTSSTPSTPFSDLLMCPQHRPLVFGLSCILQTILLCCPSALVWHYSLTDSRIKTGSPLDHLPIAPSNLPMPEGNSAFTQQVRAKLREIEQQIKERGQAVEVRWSFDKCQEATAGFTIGRVLHTLEVLDSHSFERSDFSNSLDSLCNRIFGLGPSKDGHEISSDDDAVVSLLCEWAVSCKRSGRHRAMVVAKLLEKRQAEIEAERCGESEAADEKGSIASGSLSAPSAPIFQDVLLQFLDTQAPMLTDPRSESERVEFFNLVLLFCELIRHDVFSHNMYTCTLISRGDLAFGAPGPRPPSPFDDPADDPEHKEAEGSSSSKLEDPGLSESMDIDPSSSVLFEDMEKPDFSLFSPTMPCEGKGSPSPEKPDVEKEVKPPPKEKIEGTLGVLYDQPRHVQYATHFPIPQEESCSHECNQRLVVLFGVGKQRDDARHAIKKITKDILKVLNRKGTAETDQLAPIVPLNPGDLTFLGGEDGQKRRRNRPEAFPTAEDIFAKFQHLSHYDQHQVTAQVSRNVLEQITSFALGMSYHLPLVQHVQFIFDLMEYSLSISGLIDFAIQLLNELSVVEAELLLKSSDLVGSYTTSLCLCIVAVLRHYHACLILNQDQMAQVFEGLCGVVKHGMNRSDGSSAERCILAYLYDLYTSCSHLKNKFGELFSDFCSKVKNTIYCNVEPSESNMRWAPEFMIDTLENPAAHTFTYTGLGKSLSENPANRYSFVCNALMHVCVGHHDPDRVNDIAILCAELTGYCKSLSAEWLGVLKALCCSSNNGTCGFNDLLCNVDVSDLSFHDSLATFVAILIARQCLLLEDLIRCAAIPSLLNAACSEQDSEPGARLTCRILLHLFKTPQLNPCQSDGNKPTVGIRSSCDRHLLAASQNRIVDGAVFAVLKAVFVLGDAELKGSGFTVTGGTEELPEEEGGGGSGGRRQGGRNISVETASLDVYAKYVLRSICQQEWVGERCLKSLCEDSNDLQDPVLSSAQAQRLMQLICYPHRLLDNEDGENPQRQRIKRILQNLDQWTMRQSSLELQLMIKQTPNNEMNSLLENIAKATIEVFQQSAETGSSSGSTASNMPSSSKTKPVLSSLERSGVWLVAPLIAKLPTSVQGHVLKAAGEELEKGQHLGSSSRKERDRQKQKSMSLLSQQPFLSLVLTCLKGQDEQREGLLTSLYSQVHQIVNNWRDDQYLDDCKPKQLMHEALKLRLNLVGGMFDTVQRSTQQTTEWAMLLLEIIISGTVDMQSNNELFTTVLDMLSVLINGTLAADMSSISQGSMEENKRAYMNLAKKLQKELGERQSDSLEKVRQLLPLPKQTRDVITCEPQGSLIDTKGNKIAGFDSIFKKEGLQVSTKQKISPWDLFEGLKPSAPLSWGWFGTVRVDRRVARGEEQQRLLLYHTHLRPRPRAYYLEPLPLPPEDEEPPAPTLLEPEKKAPEPPKTDKPGAAPPSTEERKKKSTKGKKRSQPATKTEDYGMGPGRSGPYGVTVPPDLLHHPNPGSITHLNYRQGSIGLYTQNQPLPAGGPRVDPYRPVRLPMQKLPTRPTYPGVLPTTMTGVMGLEPSSYKTSVYRQQQPAVPQGQRLRQQLQQSQGMLGQSSVHQMTPSSSYGLQTSQGYTPYVSHVGLQQHTGPADPTRHLQQRPSGYVHQQAPTYGHGLTSTQRFSHQTLQQTPMISTMTPMSAQGVQAGVRSTAILPEQQQQQQQQQQQQQQQQQQQQQQQQQYHIRQQQQQQILRQQQQQQQQQQQQQQQQQQQQQQQQQQQHQQQQQQQAAPPQPQPQSQPQFQRQGLQQTQQQQQTAALVRQLQQQLSNTQPQPSTNIFGRY; from the exons ATGGCGGCCTTCGGGATCTTGAGCTACGAACACCGGCCGCTGAAGCGGCCGCGGCTGGGGCCTCCCGATGTTTACCCTCAGGACCCCAAACAGAAGGAG GATGAACTGACGGCCTTGAATGTAAAACAAGGTTTCAATAACCAGCCTGCTGTCTCTGGGGATGAACATGGCAGTGCCAAGAACGTCAGCTTCAATCCTGCCAAG ATCAGTTCCAACTTCAGCAGCATTATTGCAGAGAAATTACGTTGTAATACCCTCCCTGACACTGGTCGCAGGAAGCCCCAAGTGAACCAGAAGGACAACTTCTGGCTGGTGACTGCACGATCCCAGAGTGCCATTAACACTTGGTTCACTGACTTGGCTGGCACCAAGCCACTCACGCAACTAGCCAAAAAG GTCCCCATTTTCAGTAAGAAGGAAGAAGTGTTTGGGTACTTAGCCAAATACACAGTGCCTGTGATGCGGGCTGCCTGGCTCATTAAGATGACCTGTGCCTACTATGCAGCAATCTCTGAGACCAAGGTTAAGAAGAGACATGTTGACCCTTTCATGG aATGGACTCAGATCATCACCAAGTACTTGTGGGAGCAGTTACAGAAGATGGCTGAATACTACCGGCCAGGGCCTGCAGGAAGTGGGGGCTGTGGTTCCACGATAGGGCCCTTGCCCCATGATGTAGAGGTGGCAATCCGGCAGTGGGATTACACTGAGAAGCTGGCCATGTTCATGTTTCAG GATGGAATGCTGGACAGACATGAGTTCCTGACCTGGGTGCTTGAGTGTTTTGAGAAGATCCGCCCTGGAGAGGATGAATTGCTTAAACTGCTGCTGCCCCTGCTTCTCCGA TACTCTGGGGAATTTGTTCAGTCTGCGTACCTGTCCCGCCGGCTTGCCTACTTCTGTACACGGAGACTGGCCCTGCAGCTGGATGGTGTGAGCAGTCACTCATCTCATGTTATATCTGCTCAGTCAACAAGCACGCTACCCACCACCCCGGCTCCTCAGCCCCCAACTAGCAGCACACCCTCGACTCCCTTTAGTGACCTGCTTATGTGCCCTCAGCACCGGCCCCTGGTTTTTGGCCTCAGCTGTATCCTACAG ACCATCCTCCTGTGCTGTCCTAGTGCCTTGGTTTGGCACTACTCACTAACTGATAGCAGAATTAAGACCGGCTCACCACTTGACCACTTGCCTATTGCCCCGTCCAACCTGCCCATGCCAGAGGGTAACAGTGCCTTCACTCAGCAG GTCCGTGCAAAGTTGCGGGAGATCGAGCAGCAGATCAAGGAGCGGGGACAGGCAGTTGAAGTTCGCTGGTCTTTCGATAAATGCCAGGAAGCTACTGCTG GCTTCACCATTGGACGGGTACTTCATACTTTGGAAGTGCTGGACAGCCATAGTTTTGAGCGCTCTGACTTCAGCAACTCTCTTGACTCCCTTTGTAACCGAATCTTTGGATTGGGGCCTAGCAAGGATGGGCATGAG ATCTCCTCAGATGATGATGCTGTGGTGTCATTGCTATGTGAATGGGCTGTCAGCTGCAAGCGTTCTGGTCGGCATCGTGCTATGGTGGTAGCCAAGCTCCTGGAGAAGAGACAGGCGGAGATTGAGGCTGAG CGTTGTGGAGAATCAGAAGCCGCAGATGAGAAGGGTTCCATAGCCTCTGGCTCCCTTTCTGCTCCCAGTGCTCCCATTTTCCAGGATGTCCTCCTGCAGTTTCTGGATACACAGGCTCCCATGCTGA CGGACCCTCGAAGTGAGAGTGAGCGGGTGGAATTCTTTAACTTAGTACTGCTGTTCTGTGAACTGATTCGACATGATGTTTTCTCCCACAACATGTATACTTGCACTCTCATCTCCCGAGGGGACCTTGCCTTTGGAGCCCCTGGTCCCCGGCCTCCCTCTCCCTTTGATGATCCTGCCGATGACCCAGAGCACAAGGAGGCtgaaggcagcagcagcagcaagctcGAA GATCCAGGGCTCTCAGAATCTATGGACATTGACCCTAGTTCCAGTGTGCTCTTTGAGGACATGGAGAAGCCTGATTTCTCA TTGTTCTCCCCTACTATGCCCTGTGAGGGGAAGGGCAGTCCATCCCCTGAGAAGCCAGATGTCGAGAAGGAGGTGAAGCCCCCACCCAAGGAGAAGATTGAAGGGACCCTTGGGGTTCTTTACGACCAGCCACGACACGTGCAGTATGCCACCCATTTTCCCATCCCCCAG GAGGAGTCATGCAGCCATGAGTGCAACCAGCGGTTGGTCGTACTGTTTGGGGTGGGAAAGCAGCGAGATGATGCCCGCCATGCCATCAAGAAAATCACCAAGGATATCCTGAAGGTTCTGAACCGCAAGGGGACAGCAGAAACTG ACCAGCTTGCTCCTATTGTGCCTCTGAATCCTGGAGACCTGACATTCTTAG GTGGGGAGGATGGGCAGAAGCGGCGACGCAACCGGCCTGAAGCCTTCCCCACTGCTGAAGATATCTTTGCTAAGTTCCAGCACCTTTCACATTATGACCAACACCAGGTCACGGCTCAG GTCTCCCGGAATGTTCTGGAGCAGATCACGAGCTTTGCCCTTGGCATGTCATACCACTTGCCTCTGGTGCAGCATGTGCAGTTCATCTTCGACCTCATGGAATATTCACTCAGCATCAGTGGCCTCATCGACTTTGCCATTCAG CTGCTGAATGAACTGAGTGTAGTTGAGGCTGAGCTGCTTCTCAAATCCTCGGATCTGGTGGGCAGCTACACTACTAGCCTGTGCCTGTGCATCGTGGCTGTCCTGCGGCACTATCATGCCTGCCTCATCCTCAACCAGGACCAGATGGCACAGGTCTTTGAGGG GCTGTGTGGCGTCGTGAAGCATGGGATGAACCGGTCCGATGGCTCCTCTGCAGAGCGCTGTATCCTTGCTTATCTCTATGATCTGTACACCTCCTGTAGccatttaaagaacaaatttgggGAGCTCTTCAG CGACTTTTGCTCAAAGGTGAAGAACACCATCTACTGCAACGTGGAGCCATCGGAATCAAATATGCGCTGGGCACCTGAGTTCATGATTGACACTCTAGAGAACCCTGCAGCTCACACCTTCACCTACACGGGGCTAGGCAAGAGTCTTAGTGAGAACCCTGCTAACCGCTACAGCTTTGTCTGCAATGCCCTTATGCACGTCTGTGTGGGGCACCATGATCCCGATAG GGTGAATGACATCGCAATCCTGTGTGCAGAGCTGACCGGCTATTGCAAGTCACTGAGTGCAGAATGGCTAGGAGTGCTTAAGGCCTTGTGCTGCTCCTCTAACAATGGCACTTGTGGTTTCAACGATCTCCTCTGCAATGTTGAT GTCAGTGACCTGTCTTTTCATGACTCGCTGGCCACTTTTGTTGCCATCCTCATCGCTCGGCAGTGTTTGCTCCTGGAAGATCTGATTCGCTGTGCTGCCATCCCTTCACTCCTTAATGCTG CTTGTAGTGAACAGGACTCTGAGCCAGGGGCCCGGCTTACCTGCCGCATCCTCCTTCACCTTTTCAAGACACCGCAGCTCAATCCTTGCCAGTCTGATGGAA ACAAGCCTACAGTAGGAATCCGCTCCTCCTGTGACCGCCACCTGCTGGCTGCCTCCCAGAACCGCATCGTGGATGGAGCTGTGTTTGCTGTTCTCAAGGCTGTGTTTGTACTTG GGGATGCGGAACTGAAAGGTTCAGGCTTCACTGTGACAGGAGGAACAGAAGAACTtccagaggaggagggaggaggtggcAGTGGTGGTCGGAGGCAGGGTGGCCGCAACATCTCTGTGGAGACAGCCAGTCTGGATGTCTATGCCAAGTACGTGCTGCGCAGCATCTGCCAACAG GAATGGGTAGGAGAACGTTGCCTTAAGTCTCTGTGTGAGGACAGCAATGACCTGCAAGACCCAGTGTTGAGTAGTGCCCAGGCGCAGCGCCTCATGCAGCTCATTTGCTACCCACATCGACTGCTGGACAATGAGGATGGGGAAAACCCCCAGCGGCAGCGCATAAAGCGCATTCTCCAG AACTTGGACCAGTGGACCATGCGCCAGTCTTCCTTGGAGCTGCAGCTCATGATCAAGCAGACCCCTAACAAT GAGATGAACTCCCTCTTGGAGAACATCGCCAAGGCCACAATCGAGGTTTTCCAACAGTCAGCAGAGACAGGGTCATCTTCTGGAAGTACTGCAAGCAACATGCCCAGCAGCAGCAAGACCAAGCCTGTGCTCAG CTCTCTAGAGCGTTCTGGTGTATGGCTGGTGGCCCCCCTCATTGCTAAACTGCCCACCTCAGTCCAGGGACATGTGTTAAAGGCTGCTGGGGAGGAATTGGAGAAGGGTCAGCACCTGGGTTCCTCTTCACGCAAAGAACGTGATCGACAAAAGCAGAAGAG CATGTCCCTGTTGAGCCAGCAGCCCTTCTTATCGCTGGTGCTAACATGTCTGAAAGGGCAGGATGAACAACGCGAGGGACTCCTTACCTCCCTCTACAGCCAGGTGCACCAG ATTGTGAATAATTGGCGAGATGACCAGTACTTAGATGATTGCAAACCAAAGCAGCTTATGCATGAGGCACTCAAACTGCGGCTCAACCTG GTGGGGGGCATGTTTGACACGGTGCAGCGCAGCACCCAGCAGACCACGGAGTGGGCCATGCTCCTCCTGGAGATCATCATCAGCGGCACTGTCGACATGCAGTCCAACAA TGAGCTCTTCACTACTGTCTTGGACATGCTGAGCGTGCTCATCAATGGGACATTGGCTGCAGACATGTCTAGCATCTCGCAAGGCAGCATGGAGGAAAACAAGCGTGCATACATGAACCTGGCGAAGAAGTTGCAG AAGGAGTTGGGGGAGCGCCAGTCAGACAGTCTGGAAAAGGTTCGCCAGCTGCTGCCACTGCCCAAGCAGACCCGAGATGTCATCACGTGTGAGCCACAGGGCTCCCTTATCGATACCAAGGGCAACAAGATTGCTGGCTTCGATTCCATCTTCAAGAAGGAG GGTCTACAGGTTTCCACCAAACAGAAGATCTCGCCCTGGGATCTTTTTGAGGGGTTGAAGCCGTCAGCACCACTCTCTTGGGGCTGGTTTGGAACAGTCCGAGTGGACCGGCGAGTGGCTCGAGGAGAGGAGCAGCAGCGGTTGCTGCTCTACCACACACACCTGAGGCCCCGGCCCCGTGCCTATTACCTGGAGCCACTGCCACTGCCCCCAGAAGATGAGGAGCCCCCTGCTCCTACCCTGCTAGAGCCTGAGAAAAAGGCTCCAGAGCCCCCCAAAACTGACAAACCGGGGGCTGCTCCACCCAGTACTGAGGAACGCAAGAAGAAGTCCACCAAGGGCAAGAAACGCAGCCAGCCAGCTACCAAGACAGAG GACTATGGAATGGGCCCGGGTCGGAGCGGCCCTTATGGTGTGACAGTGCCTCCGGACCTCCTGCACCACCCAAATCCTGGTTCCATAACCCACCTTAACTACAGGCAAGGCTCCATAGGCCTGTACACCCAGAACCAGCCACTACCTGCAG GTGGCCCTCGTGTGGACCCATACCGCCCTGTGCGCTTACCAATGCAGAAGCTGCCCACCCGACCGACTTACCCTGGAGTGCTGCCCACAACCATGACTGGCGTCATGGGCTTAGAACCCTCCTCTTATAAGACCTCCGTGTACCGGCAGCAGCAACCTGCGGTGCCCCAAGGACAGCGCCTTCGCCAACAGCTCCAG CAGAGTCAGGGCATGCTGGGACAGTCATCTGTCCATCAGATGACTCCCAGCTCTTCCTACGGTTTGCAGACTTCCCAG GGCTATACTCCTTATGTTTCTCATGTGGGATTGCAGCAACACACAGGCCCTGCAG ATCCTACCCGCCACCTGCAACAGCGGCCCAGTGGCTATGTGCATCAGCAGGCCCCCACCTATGGACATGGACTGACCTCCACTCAAAG GTTTTCACACCAGACACTGCAGCAGACACCCATGATAAGTACCATGACTCCAATGAGTGCCCAGGGCGTCCAGGCAGGCGTCCGCTCAACAGCCATCCTAcctgagcagcagcagcagcagcaacagcaacagcaacagcagcagcagcagcaacagcaacagcagcagcagcagcagcagtaccACAtccggcagcagcagcagcagcagatccTGCGG cagcagcagcaacagcagcagcagcagcagcagcagcagcagcaacagcaacaacagcagcagcaacagcaacaacagcaacaccagcagcaacagcagcaacagGCGGCTCCTCCCCAACCTCAGCCCCAGTCCCAGCCCCAG TTCCAGCGCCAGGGGCTTCAGCAGACCCAGCAGCAGCAACAGACAGCAGCTTTGGTCCGGCAACTTCAACAACAGCTCTCCA ATACCCAGCCACAGCCCAGTACCAACATATTTGGACGCTACTGA